A stretch of Brassica napus cultivar Da-Ae chromosome C6, Da-Ae, whole genome shotgun sequence DNA encodes these proteins:
- the LOC125588318 gene encoding proline-rich receptor-like protein kinase PERK10, whose protein sequence is MQTRWAFPGRASAVQPASSTSGEALLPPPFPPDPPDPLSPLSPHLFPPLDSTPPLTRSQTRRSHLTATHVDTVMTQAQHPTTASAISQATIQFGSLAEIESIFTVPATGNPKTLSSFSTSSPSPSLEKLILPEPNSTNFKILQPNHNSPLLSNSASTSLTPSDHAPPPSPVRSTIPNSQPHTVPPHPNPPPIFQPQPQTHNAAPTLAETLRVRGDKSLQRLAPVTISETGRPRVLIPDSVFHKGAEPNSTNFKILQPNHNSPLLSNSASTSLTPSDHAPPPPPPPVRSTIPNSQPHTVPPHPNPPPIFQPQPQTHNAAPTLAETLRVRGDKSLQRLAPVTISETGRPRVLIPDSVFHKGAELHKDFIICYFNGRPPPPFKQIQSVLCHTVSLPTSPSAFNTPSFVPTPTQKFFPPTAHISPDKPQKPSLKRTRSSPTISPTAPPKIT, encoded by the coding sequence ATGCAGACTCGTTGGGCCTTTCCTGGCCGTGCTTCCGCCGTGCAACCAGCGTCTTCAACCTCCGGAGAAGCTCTCCTACCACCGCCTTTCCCTCCTGACCCCCCTGACCCCCTGTCCCCTCTTTCTCCCCATCTTTTCCCACCATTAGACTCCACTCCTCCTCTTACCCGTTCTCAAACTCGTAGATCCCACCTTACTGCCACCCATGTTGATACTGTCATGACTCAAGCTCAACACCCAACTACAGCTTCAGCCATTTCTCAAGCCACTATTCAGTTTGGTTCGCTAGCTGAGATTGAATCTATATTTACTGTTCCTGCTACaggaaaccctaaaaccctttCCTCATTCTCAACCTCTAGCCCTTCCCCCTCTCTGGAAAAGCTTATCTTACCAGAACCAAATTCCACCAATTTCAAAATCCTTCAACCTAACCACAACTCTCCCCTGCTCTCTAACAGTGCCTCTACCTCCCTAACTCCTTCTGATCACGCTCCTCCTCCCTCTCCTGTAAGATCCACCATTCCCAATTCTCAGCCACACACTGTCCCCCCACATCCAAACCCACCTCCTATTTTCCAACCCCAACCCCAAACCCATAATGCTGCTCCTACTCTAGCGGAAACTCTTCGTGTGAGAGGAGACAAGTCTCTCCAAAGACTCGCTCCAGTAACTATCTCTGAAACTGGTCGACCTCGTGTGCTAATCCCGGACTCTGTCTTCCACAAAGGCGCAGAACCAAATTCCACCAATTTCAAAATCCTTCAACCTAACCACAACTCTCCCCTGCTCTCTAACAGTGCCTCTACCTCCCTAACTCCTTCTGATCACGCTCCTCCTCCCCCTCCCCCTCCTGTAAGATCCACCATTCCCAATTCTCAGCCACACACTGTCCCCCCACATCCAAACCCACCTCCTATTTTCCAACCCCAACCCCAAACCCATAATGCTGCTCCTACTCTAGCGGAAACTCTTCGTGTGAGAGGAGACAAGTCTCTCCAAAGACTCGCTCCAGTAACTATCTCTGAAACTGGTCGACCTCGTGTGCTAATCCCGGACTCTGTCTTCCACAAAGGCGCAGAGCTTCATAAAGATTTCATTATCTGCTATTTTAACGgtcgcccccccccccctttcaaGCAGATCCAAAGTGTTCTCTGTCACACTGTTTCACTTCCCACTAGCCCCTCTGCTTTCAATACTCCCTCTTTTGTCCCTACACCAACTCAGAAGTTTTTCCCTCCCACCGCTCACATTTCTCCAGACAAACCTCAAAAACCATCATTAAAAAGAACCCGTTCCTCCCCAACTATTTCCCCTACTGCACCCCCCAAAATCACCTAG